The following proteins are encoded in a genomic region of Micromonospora olivasterospora:
- a CDS encoding ArsR/SmtB family transcription factor — MSVPLYQAKAELFRTLGHPVRIRVLELLQDGPKPVRDLLAAIEVEASNLSQQLAVLRRAGMVTSHRDGPLVVYALSTPDVADLLAAGRRILGAVLTDRDALLDELRAGAATAPAPAPAPAEGDRDRAGRGR, encoded by the coding sequence ATGTCCGTGCCGCTGTACCAGGCCAAGGCGGAGCTGTTCCGCACCCTCGGCCATCCGGTGCGCATCCGGGTGCTCGAACTGCTCCAGGACGGGCCGAAGCCCGTCCGCGACCTGCTCGCGGCCATCGAGGTCGAGGCGTCCAACCTGTCGCAGCAGCTCGCCGTGCTGCGCCGCGCCGGCATGGTCACCTCGCACCGCGACGGCCCCCTCGTGGTGTATGCGCTCAGCACCCCCGACGTGGCCGACCTGCTGGCCGCCGGGCGGCGCATCCTCGGCGCCGTCCTCACCGACCGCGACGCCCTGCTCGACGAGCTGCGCGCCGGTGCCGCGACCGCCCCGGCCCCCGCCCCCGCCCCCGCCGAGGGTGACCGCGACCGTGCCGGGCGGGGCAGGTGA
- a CDS encoding SulP family inorganic anion transporter encodes MSGAAVLRDRALRLLPGRADWIAVRRSPRRDLLAGLTVAVVALPLALAFGVTSGLGAQAGLVTAVVAGTVAAVFGGSNLQVSGPTGAMTVVLVPVVQQFGPTGVLMVGAMAGLVLIALALARLGRYVRYLPTPVIEGFTAGIAVVIALQQVPAALGVTDAHGERVWAVAGDAVARFVVHPRPAALATAIGVAALMLLGARWWPGVPFSLLGVAAATVLAETAPVDLVRIGALPQGLPAPSLAFLDPGAIGVLLPSALAVAALAALESLLSATVADGMTVGERHDPTGSCSARGWPTSPRRCSAVSRPPPPSPAPP; translated from the coding sequence GTGAGCGGCGCCGCCGTCCTCCGCGACCGCGCCCTGCGCCTGCTGCCCGGCCGCGCCGACTGGATTGCGGTACGCCGCTCGCCCCGCCGCGACCTGCTCGCCGGGCTCACCGTCGCCGTCGTCGCCCTGCCGCTGGCCCTCGCCTTCGGCGTCACCTCGGGGCTGGGCGCCCAGGCCGGGCTGGTCACGGCCGTGGTCGCCGGCACGGTGGCGGCCGTCTTCGGCGGCTCCAACCTCCAGGTGTCCGGCCCGACCGGCGCGATGACGGTGGTGCTGGTGCCGGTGGTGCAGCAGTTCGGCCCGACCGGCGTGCTCATGGTCGGCGCGATGGCCGGGCTGGTGCTGATCGCCCTGGCGCTCGCCCGCCTCGGCCGGTACGTCCGCTACCTGCCGACCCCCGTGATCGAGGGCTTCACCGCCGGCATCGCCGTGGTCATCGCCCTGCAACAGGTGCCCGCCGCGCTCGGCGTGACCGACGCGCACGGCGAGCGGGTCTGGGCCGTGGCCGGCGACGCGGTCGCCCGTTTCGTCGTACACCCGCGGCCGGCGGCCCTCGCTACGGCCATCGGGGTCGCGGCGCTGATGCTGCTCGGCGCCCGCTGGTGGCCCGGTGTGCCGTTCTCCCTGCTCGGAGTGGCCGCCGCGACGGTCCTGGCCGAGACCGCCCCGGTCGACCTCGTCCGCATCGGCGCCCTGCCGCAGGGACTGCCCGCGCCGTCGCTGGCGTTCCTCGACCCCGGCGCGATCGGGGTGCTGCTGCCCTCCGCGCTTGCCGTGGCCGCTCTCGCCGCGCTGGAGAGCCTGCTGTCGGCCACCGTCGCCGACGGCATGACCGTGGGCGAGCGGCACGACCCGACCGGGAGTTGCTCGGCCAGGGGCTGGCCAACCTCGCCGCGCCGCTGTTCGGCGGTGTCCCGGCCACCGCCGCCATCGCCCGCACCGCCCTGA
- a CDS encoding type II toxin-antitoxin system RelE family toxin, with amino-acid sequence MSAKRGDRAAPPPRPGGYTLRFATNDAAKGWEELCRQAAANTRAAFDAIEANPCPSPPTSRQHPLKGSLATTGHNGKTLPQWQYEVTAGGRIWYLVDHDTRTCWIKHAGTGHPKATD; translated from the coding sequence GTGAGCGCGAAGCGAGGCGACCGGGCGGCGCCGCCACCACGCCCCGGCGGCTACACCCTGCGGTTCGCCACGAACGACGCGGCCAAGGGCTGGGAGGAACTGTGCCGCCAGGCCGCGGCCAACACCCGCGCCGCGTTCGACGCCATCGAGGCCAACCCCTGCCCGTCCCCGCCGACCAGCCGCCAGCACCCCCTCAAAGGCTCCCTCGCCACCACGGGGCACAACGGAAAGACGCTGCCGCAGTGGCAGTACGAGGTCACCGCCGGCGGTCGCATCTGGTACCTGGTCGACCACGACACCCGCACCTGCTGGATCAAGCACGCCGGCACCGGACACCCCAAGGCCACCGACTAA
- a CDS encoding type I restriction-modification system subunit M N-terminal domain-containing protein, whose product MTDRYARVSATTTHDTLAIPLSLSELEQYLARAADLLRGSIDQADFKAYIFPLMFFKRISDVYTEEYERALAESGDDHEYASFAENHRFGIPSGCLWEDLRARTENVGQALVTAFRAIEKANPDVLYGIFGSAAWTNKDKLPDAKLRDLIEHFSSRTLSNAVVPPDVFGQAYEYLIKRFADQSNKKAGEYYTPRLVQHMIKSAAPGTDERRGRLPGVGRHRSPASPEGCRRRGVQQGPLPTRKAR is encoded by the coding sequence GTGACCGATCGATACGCGCGGGTATCCGCGACGACGACCCATGACACACTCGCCATCCCGCTGAGCCTGTCGGAGCTGGAGCAGTATCTGGCCCGGGCCGCCGATCTGCTGCGCGGAAGCATCGACCAAGCCGACTTCAAGGCGTACATCTTCCCGCTGATGTTCTTCAAGCGGATCAGCGACGTCTACACCGAGGAGTACGAGCGGGCGCTGGCGGAGTCGGGCGACGACCACGAGTACGCGTCGTTCGCCGAGAACCACCGCTTCGGCATCCCCTCCGGCTGCCTGTGGGAGGACCTGCGCGCCCGCACCGAGAACGTCGGGCAAGCCCTGGTGACCGCCTTCCGCGCGATCGAGAAGGCCAACCCGGACGTGCTGTACGGCATCTTCGGGAGCGCTGCCTGGACGAACAAGGACAAGCTGCCGGACGCCAAGCTGCGCGATCTCATCGAGCACTTCTCCAGCAGGACGTTGAGCAACGCGGTCGTCCCACCGGACGTGTTCGGGCAGGCGTACGAATATCTCATCAAGCGGTTCGCGGACCAGTCCAACAAGAAGGCCGGCGAGTACTACACCCCGCGCCTGGTGCAGCACATGATCAAATCTGCGGCGCCCGGGACTGATGAACGACGTGGTCGTCTGCCCGGGGTCGGCCGGCACCGGTCGCCCGCGTCGCCGGAAGGGTGCCGGCGACGGGGTGTTCAACAGGGGCCCCTTCCTACGCGGAAAGCGCGTTAG
- the ilvD gene encoding dihydroxy-acid dehydratase, translating into MPELRSKTSTHGRTMAGARALWRATGMTDDDFGKPIVAIANSFTQFVPGHVHLKDLGGLVADAVAEAGGVGREFNTIAVDDGIAMGHGGMLYSLPSRELIADAVEYMVNAHCADALVCISNCDKITPGMLMAALRLNIPTVFVSGGPMEAGKTVAIEGIVHSKIDLIDAMIASSNEAVTDDQLGAIERSACPTCGSCSGMFTANSMNCLTEAIGLALPGNGSTLATHAARRSLFVEAGRTVVEIAKRWYDGDDASVLPRAVAGRAAFENAVALDVAMGGSTNTILHLLAAAREAELDFGVADIDAISRRVPCLAKVAPNSPQYHMEDVHRAGGIPAILGELDRAGLLNRDVHAVHSPTLERWLADWDVRGGSATREAVELFHAAPGGVRTTEPFSTTNRWSSLDTDAAGGCVRDREHAYSADGGLAILHGNLAPDGCVVKTAGVPEECLTFRGPARVFESQDAAVEGILNKSVVAGDVVVIRYEGPKGGPGMQEMLYPTSFLKGRGLGRSCALLTDGRFSGGTSGLSIGHVSPEAASGGLIALVEEGDEVVIDIPNRSIELNVPADVLEARRVAQEKRDRPYTPLDRERPVSAALRAYASMATSASDGAYRRVPE; encoded by the coding sequence ATGCCTGAGCTGCGGTCGAAGACCTCCACGCACGGTCGGACGATGGCCGGCGCCCGGGCCCTGTGGCGGGCCACCGGGATGACCGACGACGACTTCGGCAAGCCGATCGTCGCCATCGCCAACAGTTTCACCCAGTTCGTCCCCGGTCACGTACACCTCAAGGACCTCGGTGGCCTCGTCGCCGACGCGGTGGCCGAGGCCGGCGGGGTCGGCCGGGAGTTCAACACGATCGCGGTCGACGACGGCATCGCCATGGGCCACGGCGGGATGCTCTACTCGCTGCCCAGCCGCGAGCTGATCGCCGACGCGGTTGAGTACATGGTCAACGCGCACTGCGCGGACGCCCTGGTCTGCATCTCCAACTGCGACAAGATCACCCCCGGCATGCTGATGGCCGCGCTGCGGCTCAACATCCCCACCGTCTTCGTCTCCGGCGGCCCGATGGAGGCCGGCAAGACGGTGGCGATCGAGGGGATCGTGCACTCCAAGATCGACCTGATCGACGCGATGATCGCCTCCTCCAACGAGGCGGTGACCGACGACCAGCTCGGCGCCATCGAGCGCTCCGCCTGCCCGACCTGCGGCTCCTGCTCCGGCATGTTCACCGCCAACTCGATGAACTGCCTGACCGAGGCGATCGGCCTGGCGCTGCCCGGCAACGGCTCGACGCTGGCCACCCACGCCGCGCGCCGGTCGCTCTTCGTCGAGGCCGGCCGCACCGTCGTGGAGATCGCCAAGCGCTGGTACGACGGCGACGACGCCTCGGTGCTGCCCCGCGCGGTCGCCGGCCGGGCCGCGTTCGAGAACGCGGTGGCCCTGGACGTGGCGATGGGCGGCTCGACCAACACGATCCTGCACCTGCTCGCCGCCGCCCGGGAGGCCGAGCTGGACTTCGGCGTCGCCGACATCGACGCGATCTCCCGCCGGGTGCCCTGCCTGGCCAAGGTCGCCCCGAACTCGCCGCAGTACCACATGGAGGACGTGCACCGGGCCGGCGGCATCCCCGCCATCCTCGGCGAACTGGACCGGGCCGGCCTGCTCAACCGGGACGTGCACGCCGTCCACTCCCCCACGCTGGAGCGCTGGCTCGCCGACTGGGACGTCCGCGGCGGCTCCGCCACGCGGGAGGCGGTCGAGCTGTTCCACGCCGCCCCGGGCGGGGTGCGCACCACGGAGCCGTTCTCCACCACCAACCGCTGGTCGTCGCTGGACACGGACGCGGCCGGCGGCTGCGTGCGGGACCGGGAGCACGCGTACTCGGCCGACGGCGGGCTGGCCATCCTGCACGGCAACCTCGCGCCGGACGGCTGCGTGGTGAAGACCGCCGGAGTGCCCGAGGAGTGCCTCACCTTCCGCGGGCCGGCGCGGGTCTTCGAGTCCCAGGACGCCGCCGTCGAGGGCATCCTGAACAAGTCGGTGGTCGCCGGGGACGTGGTGGTCATCCGGTACGAGGGCCCGAAGGGCGGCCCCGGCATGCAGGAGATGCTCTACCCCACCTCGTTCCTCAAGGGCCGCGGGCTGGGCCGGTCCTGCGCGCTGCTCACCGACGGCCGGTTCTCCGGCGGCACGTCCGGCCTGTCGATCGGGCACGTCTCCCCCGAGGCGGCCTCCGGCGGGCTGATCGCCCTGGTCGAGGAGGGCGACGAGGTCGTCATCGACATCCCGAACCGGTCGATCGAGCTGAACGTGCCCGCCGACGTGCTGGAGGCCCGGCGCGTCGCGCAGGAGAAGCGCGACCGCCCGTACACGCCGCTGGACAGGGAACGGCCGGTGTCGGCGGCTCTGCGCGCGTACGCCTCGATGGCCACCTCGGCCAGCGACGGCGCCTACCGCCGCGTCCCGGAGTGA
- a CDS encoding putative bifunctional diguanylate cyclase/phosphodiesterase — translation MVAVAVLSVLVAVGATALLALAVRRLGWPCRQVAALVAAAAAVALASLLVGLAATLGVGLDASRPGHRITWVTLVSAGTATSALAFGAGLLRLRGTPNTSAARARLLLDGLIVATALWFVGWVVLSEPTRLLGAATPPACVPTLLATLGAALTVGLAVVVLLRAVPPRRRLAWLGAGMAAVTCGGLGVAAGLLQALPGMVLAGAGLLAAGLLAAALAMHGSAPTGEIEVDLIRRDGAYAFVPMLAMAASAMYHLLEGGRFDALGIVAGSVEGFALVARQQLTLNDVRGYAGRLAAREAHFRELAHTDALTGLANRRGLLRALHRAAASGAPRVLLGLDLDGFKNVNDMRGHDVGDNVLAEVGRRLRGNLRPGDLAARLGGDEFAVLMPGREADAGRVAQRLLGVLGQPYEQPDGPVFLSASIGVAAQSDDPDVELLLRNADLALRYAKQRGKDRIEHYDAAYDQRLRRRATLEHELRGAIERDELRLAFQPVAALPSVRPVGAEALLRWHHPELGNVGPDEFIPLAEECGMISKLGAWVLHQACWQLSRWLADGHDVWVSVNVSPRELHAPEYVVQVADALRAHHVPPQRLVLEVTEHAVATDLDELIRRLTALRRTGVRIALDDFGAGYSSLGQLRRLPIDILKIDHSLVAEHEPVRPADADGPAFAPMVDIVMRLGHQLGLQVIAEGVTTPAELAAVVAAGCRFGQGALFGWGVPAEHLEAMLDAATSPGARPAPAVPPGARPDPAVTSATPRPRPASPAPTRRPAEGPSAQFGAGVDGASPGATPTSVNQNVGSVDSSREMRQA, via the coding sequence ATGGTCGCGGTCGCGGTGCTGAGTGTGCTCGTCGCCGTCGGCGCCACCGCGCTGCTGGCCCTGGCCGTCCGGCGGCTCGGGTGGCCCTGCCGGCAGGTGGCCGCGCTGGTCGCCGCGGCGGCGGCGGTCGCGCTGGCCAGCCTGCTGGTCGGGCTCGCCGCCACGCTGGGCGTCGGGCTCGACGCGAGCCGGCCGGGGCACCGCATCACCTGGGTGACCCTCGTCTCGGCCGGCACCGCCACGAGCGCGCTGGCGTTCGGCGCGGGGCTGCTGCGGCTGCGCGGCACCCCGAACACCTCGGCGGCCAGGGCGCGGCTGCTCCTGGACGGCCTGATCGTGGCCACCGCGCTGTGGTTCGTCGGCTGGGTGGTCCTCTCCGAGCCGACCCGGCTGCTCGGCGCCGCCACGCCGCCGGCGTGCGTGCCGACCCTGCTGGCCACCCTCGGCGCCGCGCTCACCGTCGGGCTCGCCGTGGTGGTGCTCCTGCGGGCCGTCCCGCCCCGCCGCCGGCTGGCCTGGCTCGGCGCCGGGATGGCCGCGGTGACCTGCGGCGGGCTCGGCGTCGCCGCGGGGCTCCTGCAGGCCCTGCCGGGCATGGTGCTCGCCGGCGCCGGGCTGCTCGCGGCCGGCTTGCTGGCCGCCGCCCTGGCCATGCACGGCTCCGCCCCGACCGGTGAGATCGAGGTCGACCTGATCCGCCGGGACGGCGCGTACGCCTTCGTGCCGATGCTCGCGATGGCGGCGTCGGCGATGTACCACCTGCTCGAGGGCGGCCGGTTCGACGCCCTGGGCATCGTCGCCGGCAGTGTCGAGGGCTTCGCGCTGGTGGCCCGGCAGCAACTGACCCTCAACGACGTGCGCGGGTACGCGGGCCGGCTGGCCGCGCGGGAGGCGCACTTCCGGGAGTTGGCGCACACGGACGCGCTGACCGGCCTGGCCAACCGGCGGGGTCTGCTGCGTGCCCTGCACCGGGCCGCCGCCTCGGGCGCCCCGCGCGTGCTGCTCGGCCTGGACCTGGACGGCTTCAAGAACGTCAACGACATGCGCGGGCACGACGTCGGCGACAACGTGCTGGCGGAGGTCGGCCGGCGGCTGCGCGGCAACCTGCGGCCCGGCGACCTGGCGGCCCGGCTCGGCGGGGACGAGTTCGCGGTGCTCATGCCCGGCCGGGAGGCCGACGCGGGCCGGGTCGCGCAGCGGCTGCTCGGGGTGCTCGGCCAGCCGTACGAGCAGCCGGACGGGCCGGTCTTCCTCTCGGCCAGCATCGGGGTGGCCGCCCAGTCCGACGACCCGGACGTGGAGCTGCTGCTGCGCAACGCCGACCTGGCCCTGCGCTACGCCAAGCAGCGCGGCAAGGACCGGATCGAGCACTACGACGCCGCGTACGACCAGCGGCTGCGCCGCCGGGCGACGCTGGAGCACGAGCTGCGTGGCGCGATCGAGCGCGACGAGCTGCGGCTCGCGTTCCAGCCGGTGGCCGCGCTGCCGTCGGTGCGCCCGGTCGGGGCGGAGGCGCTGCTGCGCTGGCACCATCCGGAGCTGGGCAACGTCGGCCCGGACGAGTTCATCCCGCTCGCCGAGGAGTGCGGGATGATCTCCAAGCTCGGCGCGTGGGTGCTGCACCAGGCGTGCTGGCAGCTGTCCCGCTGGCTGGCCGACGGGCACGACGTCTGGGTCTCGGTGAACGTCTCGCCCCGCGAGCTGCACGCCCCGGAGTACGTGGTCCAGGTCGCCGACGCGCTGCGCGCCCACCACGTGCCCCCGCAGCGGCTGGTGCTGGAGGTCACCGAGCACGCCGTCGCCACCGACCTGGACGAGCTGATCCGGCGGCTGACCGCGCTGCGGCGCACCGGCGTCCGGATCGCGCTGGACGACTTCGGGGCCGGATACTCGTCCCTGGGGCAGCTGCGCCGCCTCCCGATCGACATCCTCAAGATCGACCACAGTCTGGTCGCGGAGCACGAGCCGGTCCGCCCGGCGGACGCCGACGGCCCGGCCTTCGCCCCGATGGTCGACATCGTGATGCGGCTCGGTCACCAGCTCGGCCTGCAGGTGATCGCCGAGGGGGTCACCACGCCGGCGGAACTGGCCGCGGTGGTCGCCGCCGGCTGCCGGTTCGGCCAGGGCGCGCTCTTCGGCTGGGGGGTGCCGGCGGAGCACCTGGAGGCGATGCTCGACGCGGCCACGTCGCCCGGCGCGCGTCCGGCCCCCGCCGTCCCGCCAGGCGCTCGTCCCGACCCGGCCGTGACCTCTGCCACGCCGCGGCCCCGGCCGGCCTCCCCAGCGCCCACGCGACGTCCCGCCGAGGGCCCGTCCGCGCAGTTCGGGGCAGGTGTCGACGGCGCGTCGCCGGGCGCCACGCCGACGTCCGTCAACCAAAATGTGGGATCAGTTGACTCATCGCGTGAGATGCGTCAGGCTTGA
- the ilvN gene encoding acetolactate synthase small subunit, with amino-acid sequence MTIQTLHTLSVLVENKPGVLARVSGLFSRRGFNIDSLAVGETENPDVSRITIVVNAESSPLEQVTKQLNKLVNVLKIVELDPQVSVARELLLVKVRADRSVRGQVLETVNLFRARVVDVAPDTLTIEATGTPDKLDALLRDLEPFGIKEMVQSGTVAIGRGSRSITAGPALRAA; translated from the coding sequence ATGACGATTCAGACGTTGCACACGCTGTCCGTGCTGGTGGAGAACAAGCCGGGCGTCCTGGCCCGGGTCTCCGGGCTGTTCTCCCGGCGCGGCTTCAACATCGACAGCCTCGCCGTCGGCGAGACCGAGAACCCCGACGTCTCCCGGATCACCATCGTGGTCAACGCCGAGTCGTCCCCCCTGGAGCAGGTCACCAAGCAGCTCAACAAGCTGGTCAACGTGCTCAAGATCGTGGAGCTGGACCCGCAGGTCTCGGTGGCCCGGGAACTGCTCCTGGTGAAGGTCCGCGCCGACCGCAGCGTCCGGGGGCAGGTGCTGGAGACGGTGAACCTGTTCCGCGCCCGGGTGGTCGACGTCGCGCCGGACACGCTGACCATCGAGGCCACCGGCACCCCCGACAAGCTGGACGCGCTGCTGCGCGACCTCGAACCGTTCGGGATCAAGGAGATGGTGCAGTCGGGCACGGTGGCGATCGGTCGCGGCTCGCGCTCGATCACCGCCGGCCCCGCCCTGCGCGCCGCATAA
- the ilvC gene encoding ketol-acid reductoisomerase: protein MSVEVYYDDDADLGLIQGRKVAVIGYGSQGHAHALSLRDSGVDVVIGLPAGSKSRPKAEEQGLRVLTPAEAAAEADVIMILAPDTAQRALYAESIAPNLTPGKAIFFGHGFNIRYDLIKPPADVDVAMVAPKGPGHLVRRQYVDGKGVPCLVAVEQDASGNAFALALSYAKAIGGTRAGAIRTTFKEETETDLFGEQAVLCGGASALVQTGFEVLTEAGYAPEVAYFECLHELKLIVDLMYEGGIARMRYSISDTAEYGDLTRGPRVIDARVKEEMRKILSEIQSGEFARELVAEEEAGRPNFTKWRAEGAAHPIEETGRKLRDMMSWVDRPITETA, encoded by the coding sequence ATGAGCGTTGAGGTGTACTACGACGACGACGCGGACCTGGGCCTGATCCAGGGCCGCAAGGTGGCGGTGATCGGCTACGGCAGCCAGGGCCACGCCCACGCGCTGTCGCTGCGCGACTCGGGCGTCGACGTGGTGATCGGCCTGCCGGCGGGCTCGAAGAGCCGCCCGAAGGCCGAGGAGCAGGGCCTGCGGGTGCTCACTCCGGCGGAGGCGGCGGCCGAGGCCGACGTCATCATGATCCTCGCCCCGGACACCGCCCAGCGGGCCCTGTACGCCGAGTCGATCGCGCCCAACCTCACCCCGGGCAAGGCGATCTTCTTCGGCCACGGTTTCAACATCCGGTACGACCTGATCAAGCCGCCGGCCGACGTCGACGTCGCGATGGTCGCTCCGAAGGGCCCGGGTCACCTGGTCCGCCGCCAGTACGTCGACGGCAAGGGCGTGCCCTGCCTGGTCGCCGTCGAGCAGGACGCCAGCGGCAACGCCTTCGCGCTCGCCCTGTCGTACGCCAAGGCGATCGGCGGCACCCGGGCCGGCGCGATCAGGACCACCTTCAAGGAGGAGACGGAGACCGACCTGTTCGGCGAGCAGGCGGTCCTCTGCGGCGGCGCGTCCGCGCTGGTGCAGACCGGGTTCGAGGTGCTCACCGAGGCCGGCTACGCCCCCGAGGTGGCGTACTTCGAGTGCCTGCACGAGCTGAAGCTGATCGTCGACCTGATGTACGAGGGCGGCATCGCCCGGATGCGCTACAGCATCTCCGACACGGCCGAGTACGGCGACCTGACCCGTGGCCCGCGCGTGATCGACGCCCGGGTCAAGGAGGAGATGCGCAAGATCCTCTCCGAGATCCAGTCCGGCGAGTTCGCCCGCGAGCTGGTCGCCGAGGAGGAGGCCGGCAGGCCGAACTTCACCAAGTGGCGGGCCGAGGGCGCGGCGCACCCGATCGAGGAGACGGGCCGCAAGCTGCGGGACATGATGAGCTGGGTGGACCGGCCCATCACCGAGACGGCCTGA
- the serA gene encoding phosphoglycerate dehydrogenase, translating to MTPVVLIAEELAPAAIEVLAHDFDVRHVDGTDRPALLSALSEADAVIVRSATQIDAEAIAAAPRLKVVARAGVGLDNVEVPAATARGVMVVNAPTSNIVSAAEQAVALLLAVARNTASASAALKAGEWKRSKYTGVEVQGKTVGVVGLGRIGVLFAQRIAAFGTRLIAYDPYIQPARAAQLGVRLVGLEELLRESDFISIHLPKTPETVGLIGEKELAIVKPGVRIVNAARGGLVDEQALADAIAEGRVAGAGVDVYAKEPCTSSPLFAFDNVVATPHLGASTHEAQDKAGLAVARSVKLALQGEFVPDAVNVQAGGVVAEDVRPLLPLAEKLGRAFTAVAGGVAASVTVEVRGEIVNHDVSVLKLAATKGLFSSVVEEQVTYVNAPHLAAERGVEVTLTSPAETVEHPNLVTVRGALPDGRTVSVSGTVSHAGSRDVIKLTEVDGFDVEIGAEGILLFLRYVDRPGVVGTVGTLLGAAGINIAAMQVARREAGGETLMTLTVDQALGADLLTSAADSIGAVSASAADLRDE from the coding sequence ATGACTCCTGTCGTACTGATCGCCGAAGAACTCGCCCCCGCCGCCATCGAGGTGCTCGCCCACGACTTCGACGTCCGGCACGTTGACGGCACCGACCGCCCGGCCCTGCTCTCCGCTCTCTCCGAGGCCGACGCGGTGATCGTGCGCAGCGCCACACAGATCGACGCCGAGGCGATCGCCGCCGCGCCGCGGCTGAAGGTGGTCGCCCGGGCCGGCGTGGGCCTGGACAACGTCGAGGTACCGGCCGCCACCGCCCGGGGCGTCATGGTCGTCAACGCCCCCACCTCCAACATCGTCTCCGCCGCCGAGCAGGCCGTCGCGCTGCTGCTCGCCGTGGCGCGCAACACCGCCAGCGCCAGCGCCGCCCTCAAGGCCGGCGAGTGGAAGCGGTCCAAGTACACCGGCGTCGAGGTGCAGGGCAAGACGGTGGGCGTGGTCGGCCTCGGCCGCATCGGCGTGCTCTTCGCGCAGCGGATCGCCGCCTTCGGCACCCGGCTGATCGCGTACGACCCGTACATCCAGCCGGCCCGCGCGGCCCAGCTCGGGGTGCGTCTGGTCGGGCTGGAGGAGCTGCTGCGGGAGAGCGACTTCATCTCGATCCACCTGCCGAAGACCCCGGAGACCGTGGGCCTGATCGGCGAGAAGGAGCTGGCGATCGTCAAGCCCGGCGTGCGGATCGTCAACGCCGCCCGGGGTGGCCTGGTCGACGAGCAGGCCCTCGCGGACGCGATCGCCGAGGGCCGGGTGGCGGGCGCCGGCGTGGACGTGTACGCCAAGGAGCCGTGCACCTCCTCGCCGCTGTTCGCCTTCGACAACGTGGTGGCGACCCCGCACCTGGGCGCCTCCACCCACGAGGCGCAGGACAAGGCCGGCCTGGCCGTGGCCAGGAGCGTGAAGCTCGCCCTGCAGGGCGAGTTCGTGCCGGACGCGGTCAACGTGCAGGCCGGCGGCGTCGTCGCCGAGGACGTCCGCCCGCTGCTGCCGCTGGCGGAGAAGCTGGGCCGGGCGTTCACCGCCGTGGCCGGCGGGGTGGCTGCCAGCGTCACCGTGGAGGTGCGCGGCGAGATCGTCAACCACGACGTCTCGGTGCTCAAGCTCGCCGCCACCAAGGGGCTGTTCAGCTCCGTGGTGGAGGAGCAGGTCACCTACGTCAACGCGCCGCACCTGGCCGCCGAGCGCGGCGTCGAGGTCACCCTGACCAGCCCGGCCGAGACGGTGGAGCACCCGAACCTGGTGACCGTCCGCGGCGCCCTGCCGGACGGCCGCACGGTCAGCGTCTCGGGCACCGTGTCGCACGCGGGCTCGCGGGACGTCATCAAGCTGACCGAGGTGGACGGCTTCGACGTGGAGATCGGCGCGGAGGGCATCCTGCTCTTCCTGCGCTACGTCGACCGGCCGGGCGTGGTCGGCACCGTCGGTACGCTGCTCGGCGCGGCCGGCATCAACATCGCGGCGATGCAGGTCGCCCGCCGGGAGGCCGGCGGCGAGACGCTGATGACCCTCACCGTCGACCAGGCGCTCGGCGCGGACCTGCTCACCTCGGCCGCCGACTCGATCGGCGCGGTGTCGGCCAGCGCCGCCGACCTGCGCGACGAGTAG